The genomic window TGTAGCCGTTCGCCCTGCTGTCCAATCAGAGTTTATAGCtaaggggctactattgggggaaatGCTCAGACCCACAAAGGAGCCCATGTAGCAATCCATGTAACTAAGCAGTCCATGTAAAGGTCCAAAGGCctccttgtaatatttgtactcCATCAAAGGTTGGAGAGGAAGTCTCACCTCTCcccctcacctatataaaggacccaagagGTCGAGAGGAGGGAGAGCTCTCTCCCCCCACGGGcacactcctctctctctctcctgaaTAGGAACCCATTCGGTACTGTTCATGCTACAGTACCTCTTCGGTACTGTAGCGGGAAATAGTTCCAACACCATAGAGCGTTGCTAGAGAGCTTGGAGCGTGCCGGTGATGGAGTGCCACCGTCGGAGCCGCCTACCCTCGCATGCCCCTCCGTCGCTGCAGCCAGCTGCCGCAGGCCTGCAACGCAAATCTGGCCTCTCCTTCGCCAGGAGGAGGGAGAGTTGCGCCAGGAGGATGCTGCTATATCCACGATGtgtgggtgagagagagagggggggggggatgagaGCGGAGAGAAAAAGAATATATGCTAGATTTTTTGGCACAAAAGTGGAGTCTAGTAGGAAAATCGTGTGAGGGATCACGCTAGGTTGTTGGAGTAGGAGAGAAATTTGGAGATATGCATGGAGCATCGTAGTGGTGAACGACGAGGGCGCGCGATGAATGGCATGTCTGACCGAAGAGCAATTTGAGCCGCTCATGAGGCGGAGGGAGTCGGGGGCGATGGCAAGGGCGTTGCCAGGCTTGTTGGCGGCGACTgaaaggatgaggaggagggtggCGCTGAAGCGGAGCGTGATAGGGGGAGGGCGGGGCCATGGATCCGTGGGAGGAGATCGGCGATGGCGGCAGCGGGAGAAGAAGAATGTCGCGCATTGAGGCGTGGTTGCGTGGGGAGGAGGCACATTGGAGTGGGGCGGCGAGGACGGGCTAGCGAGTCGCGACGTACGAGGATCCAGTGTAGTCGCACCTGAAGGACTACACGCAACCGTGGCCGTTCGTTTCGGCGATGGTTTAGATCCTTTGCTACAGTACTTTTTTCTACAGTATTTAGCCACCGCTGCTCGTTCAGATCGGATCCGGTGGTCGCAGTGCGACTGTACAGGAACCCGTCCAAGTGGCGGACACGGGTGAGAGCGAAGCCTATAGGGACAaaggaggcggaggtggaggtaGTGGCGGAGGTGACGGGTCGGCGGGAAGTGTTGCGAGGCGGGGGCCAGGATGAGATGGGTACTGGAGTGAACGGTTATTTGGCGCCCATGTGTTGACGTGGATGGATGGGGGGAGCAGAACACCGGACGAAGAAAGATATAGTATGACTTCTTAAGTGGTAGAGTCAGAGAAGTAGAGATTTTAAATCTTTCTGGATGCCAAGCGGAAACTAGTCCTGTTGGGCCCCACCTGGTAGAAACTCCTCCCAACCTGGTTGAACCCGATCAACGGATCAAGTAGCAGCGACTTATTTCAGTTCGCATTCGCAACGCTTCGTCCTCATCTCGCCCCCACCCAACAAACCCGACGCCAACCGGAGCAATTATGGCTACGCCTCCGCCGCAACGCCGTCGCCGCGGGCCGCCGGTGCGGCTCCACGACGACCTCATCGCCGAGATCCTCATCCGCATCCCGCCGGACGACCCCGCGCTCTTCTTGCGCTCCTCGGCCACCTGCAAGGCCTTGCGCGGCCTCCTCACCGACCCCGCCTTCCTCCGCCGCTACCGCGCGCTCCACGGGACGCCCCCCCTGCTCGGATTCGTCTTCAACGACAGCGCCATCAACGACGACGACCCCGACTTCGCGCGATTCGTCCCTACCTCCTCCTTCCGCCCGCGCACTCCCGACCACGAGGATCTGTACGCGCTCGACTCTCGCCACGGCCACGTCCTCTTCCACACCCTCCTCTCCTATTCGCGTGACGGGGCTCTCATCGTGTGGAACCCCATCACGGACGAGCAGCGGGAGCTACCCTTCCCGGAGTTCGAGTTCACATACTGGAGCGCGGCAGTGCTCTGCGCCGCGCGCGGCTGCGACCACCTCGACTGCAACGGCGGCCCCTTCCTCGTGGCCTTCGTCGGCTCCACCTATGAAGGGATCATGTGCGCCAGCACTTACTCGTCGGAGACCGCCGCCTGGAGCGACACGATCAACGTTGAGGACTCCGATGTCTTCGTCGACCTTATGAAGCCGGCCACCCTTGTGGGGAATACGCTCTACTTCACCACTATGTACAGCGAAGAAAGAATCCTGGAGTTCGACCTGGACCGCCGGCAACTGTCGTCCATCAACCCACCGGTCGCACGCCTCGACAGCAATGTCCTCATGCCGGCGGAGGGCGGCGGCCTGGGCTTCGCCCGTATGCATGGTTCCCGTCTCTGCCTGTGGGCGAGGGAGGCTGGCCCCAACGGGACTGTGGCATGGGCGCTACGCAGATTCATCGAGTTCAATACACTTGGTCGTGCCTCCTTGTCCTTTAGGCCACCTGATGTTGTTGGCTACGCGGAGGGACTCGATGCCATTCTCCTCAGGAGCGGTGCTGGCGTCTTCGCGATTGAGCTCAGGTCACGCCGTATCAGGAAGGTGTCTGACTGTGTTAACATGCAGACTGCTATTCCCTACATGAGCTTCTACACTCCAGGTATCACTGCTCTAGTAGATCTTAACAGCTTCCATGTTCTTGCTCAATTGTGATTTTCGCGTATTTAGCCAAATTGCAGCAATTTTAGTTTGTCACATAAATACGTGGATGCTGGTATCTGTGCGCATGAACATCACGTCTATGAAATTGGGAGGTCGCAATCTCATATGCACTGACTCAATCCCTACCTGCTTTGCGTTTGGTTCAATTTGAGATTGGTTATTCTTGAAATTGGCTTGATATAACTAGTAACTTGTTTATCCATCTTTCTGGTATCTCCCTTATGGCCAGTCCGAAGCACACACTGCAATAGAACCCAGTAAACAAATGGTGAAATAGACCTCATAGGCTTGGATCTTGAGCTATTGCATAGTAATAAGTTTATCAATTGTATCTTTTTCAGATAATGCTGCGGGCTCATCTTCGCCGCCATGAGGACCCCGAGATTCATCCATTGTCATGCATGCTGCTGATTCCTGGCTGAGCTGATTCTTTAGGTTGTTTGTTTTCAGTTAGGCAGTTCAAGCAAGAAAAGAGTTAGTAATCATGCTTTAGGTGCTTCTTCGTTTACAGTTGTGCACTTCTAGTAAGAAAAGAGCGAGTCATCATGGTCAATTAGTTCTCTCTCCTTGCTGAAATATTTGAGATTGTGGTCCGAGATGTATGTCAGGTTTACATTTCAGCTCCTGGGAGCAAATGCTCATTTCATGCTTTGGCAAGGCTACTTGGAACTGATAGATTGGTTGTGTCCCTTTTTCTAGAAAAATGAACCTGTGTGATTTTGTTTTAGTATCATTTCACTTCCATGTCTGAATTTTGTTTCAGAATCTATTCAGGCATACAAATGGAATTGGGAATATTGAGTGACAGTTCATTTTCATTACACTAGGTGAATTGATACTAAAATCGTGCTGTT from Phragmites australis chromosome 14, lpPhrAust1.1, whole genome shotgun sequence includes these protein-coding regions:
- the LOC133890978 gene encoding uncharacterized protein LOC133890978 encodes the protein MATPPPQRRRRGPPVRLHDDLIAEILIRIPPDDPALFLRSSATCKALRGLLTDPAFLRRYRALHGTPPLLGFVFNDSAINDDDPDFARFVPTSSFRPRTPDHEDLYALDSRHGHVLFHTLLSYSRDGALIVWNPITDEQRELPFPEFEFTYWSAAVLCAARGCDHLDCNGGPFLVAFVGSTYEGIMCASTYSSETAAWSDTINVEDSDVFVDLMKPATLVGNTLYFTTMYSEERILEFDLDRRQLSSINPPVARLDSNVLMPAEGGGLGFARMHGSRLCLWAREAGPNGTVAWALRRFIEFNTLGRASLSFRPPDVVGYAEGLDAILLRSGAGVFAIELRSRRIRKVSDCVNMQTAIPYMSFYTPDNAAGSSSPP